GCATTCATGGGTGGTGTGTTTGCTGGCCTCTTGAGGCTTGACCTGAATGAGGATCCTCTCAAGGAATGGATGACTCGGACAGTGGAGGCTTCTGGAATAGCTGAGGAAAATAGCTCTGAAGAATCAAGTGAGGCAGATCAAAATGATGCACCTCAGCAAATTGAGATTGAGTGAGGTGCACTGGCTACCTTTTGTCTGCCTAACATCTTTTCCTTGTAACTTATCCTGAATATCTGTAATACCTGAGTCATGACATGCTTGCTCAAAATTTTATGTGCTTATATTGTTTTTGAGTCAAAGTGTCAAACATTGGATTAACATTGATAGTACAAAAATTTGGGCCTTGGTTTTGTTCTAACACTCCTGTTTCATAATATTAGGCGCCAGTCCTTGAGACATGTTCCTTCAAAACTGAACTTTCGCCATTAGTATAAGTATATAACTACAGAGTGTATTACCTGTACATGAAAATTATAAAACTGAACCAAATGCAAATATGGTGTGTGTTTTTCCAACTAAATCTACAGATGATTGCATCAATTCATTTCTCAAATGTTGCAAACTTTGACTCTCATTATGTGTTGGGGTCCATATTGTTAGATGGAGGCAGTTGTTGCCCAACAGTAAAATGAAATTCACTTATACATGTATTAGGAAGTAGTTGGGTAATCAAACATGAAATGAAATTCACTTATTCATGAAATTCCCTTTCTACAATGGCTGGTACTGGTAAGCACCTGCCATCAAGTTTTGCCTGCGCTTCAACTTTATTGAAAAATAGGATATTTTttgtccttcttgtttagtTCCTGATATCAGAACAGTATATTGTTGGCCTTGTGTATTCATTGGCTTCAAGAGTTTTATGTGGGCATCAGTTGAATAAGTGACTTAGACCAAGTGGCCAACCATCAATTGACATGGAGAAAGGATCTTCCATGGGTTTTTTGGTGAATAGGATTTTAGTGTACAGAACATCTGGATTTGGAGTTTGGGTATGAATGTCTTCTGACAGTGCAGTCTGTTGATTCATGAAGTTGGAATGTCTTGAACAGACTTTAAACGTGTATTCAAACGGACCAGTCTGCTATACTAACTACCCTCAATAAATGAAATCAGCTTTTCTTGTGGCATATAAATTACTTCTGTGTAGCACTGCTGCTTGTACATGGTTTTAGTTTGCATACTACACGGAAATAAGATATAAATAATTTGCATTGCAAATATCAAACTTAAATATAATATAAAGATCTCGGCATCTCCATTACACGATATAGATAGATTTTGTGAACAGGTGTTCTTAGACAGATTGTTGTGAGGAGAGAAAGGCATGCATTTTTACTGACAAAAAGAACCAGATTTCTTTATAATAAAATAAAGGGTCCAAAAAGATAATACTTTCATCTCACTGATATATTGCATATTTGTGAGGCATACTTGGTGATAATTTTTCTTTTGAATGCTATTGACTGTTTAGTTTGTTATGTCCTACTCTCTTGGTCTTGTCTAGAATGGTTCTACATATTTAAGCTACATCTGTGCTTCAACAGTGACAATGTTCTTATCGTGTTCGATGGCTCCCTGACATATAATGTTAATGCTGAAAACCTAAGAGTCAGTATCTGATTCGAAATATCAACATTCTTGATTGAAGGTAGTGTCATTCTCATTGTCCAATTTAAGGAAAGGTCACTATTTAGAATATTTTTTTTCTCTAACCACAACTTTAGAACGTTTTAGGTTATAAGGGATGATAAGATTATTGAGAGAATTGATGATAAGATTCTTGAGCAAATTGAATGTATCTGTATGAGCTTGGTGGATCTTGTCTTGCCTCCTGCTTGTTTGTGGGACACTCTTTTCATCTGGATTTCTCACACTGATAAGTATCCACATATTATTATTTTCCTCACATTCTTTTGTGTACATCTGGACAGGAAGTTAGGTCATCATATTTCCCAGCTGTTTGGCTTCTCTCATCACTTATCCATTTAGAAATACATTAATGGTTTTGGCGAATTTATCGGAATATCTGGTACTATATGTTACTACTTGCAGTTACTCGTATGGTTCCCAAAACGCACCTCTGGCCAGACTTCGGTTATGGTATAAAATTAAACGTGCTTTTCAAGACAAATTTGCATACATCATCCTCATGTGTCCAGTCTACTAAATGCTTGATAATACATTGATAGTCATGTTTATAAAATTCGACATGTTACATCATCACTCTGTTGTGTTCGGAGAGGGTAGGTGTAAACACCATATGCATTGACCAAGACTAATCAGGTATGCCATAGTGGAGTCTGTTGTGTGTTTGTTGGGAGATTGGTCGTTTGTGGTTCCAAATTAAAATGGGTGGACTATGTTCCGTTCTGTAGTTCCGTGTACTGTATTGCGGAAGATTATTGTGCCATGCCTAGTAAGTAGTGAGAGGTGATATATGAAGGTTGGGCagattccttttttttttccatttgaAGGTCTCTGTATAAGTCAACATTTGAGTTTGAACTTTGACGAACTCTGAACTGGGTATTTTTGTTCTACCTGCACATTTATTAATCATTGCAGTTTGGTCTCTTCTTTCCTTCCTCTCAACCGTGCAGGGCAAATCAGACTGTTGGGCGGTGCTTTCCAACTAATCCAATGATGGTCGCGGATCAAGCAGGAATGAGAATATCCTTCGCCTGTAAGTCTCCAGCTCCAACTTGCGAGGCGAGCTGTTATTATGGCATTACGGTTGGCACTCTAGAACCGGAAGCTGTAACTGTTGATTTGATCTAAAGCCACTGACGTGAACCTGAGTGACATACCAATGCAACAACTAACTACTTGATGATGACTGGAACATATTTCCGCTAGACTTTCTATGCTTGTCACAATCTCACTTGATGATGACTGGAACATATTTCCACTAGACCTTTTATGCTTCTCACTGGAAAGGGATCGCCCTTGTAACGCTGACAAAGAAACGGCATGAACTCAGGTTCAGAACATTTCCTGTAACTTGGGAAAACTTCCATATATGATTTATCGGTTAATAATTTGGAATATGATGCTAATAGGTACCGAAGCGATGAGATTATTAAGAGCAAACGAACATTAGGATAGTGTGCGCAGCACAGATTTTCATTTGCTACTTGACAGGCATTTACAGAGCATCCTTGAAGGCAGGGCAGCTTAAACTCATCGCATTATTTGTGAAGACGAGTACCAGGATCATGTACAGTAACAATCTTTCGCAGCACCAGTGTACCGGGATTTCAACTATAATTCTGCCCTGTCGCCGtaaggctgtctccagcgatatcctccaaatcccatcctctacatccttcatttacataattctctacaagattctctcctctatatctcatttctctccaacaacgttctctaaatctcattctctatacattaaaccctatattagaaacgtattttgttccaaatttttgtacgtacgtatttatcatacctcaaacgctatggacatattttatttttatttaattcagtgtttgaaacgtaaagaaaaaatagagaagaggagagagaatctctatatatagagaaaacctgtagcgttctctattttagaggaccatttagagaacgctgctggagcaatagagaacggaatctttcTCTAAATATAGAGTACAGGCGTCCGCTGGACATAGCCTAAGAACGCCATGATTGAAAGCGCTGCGACACACATGACACATCACTGTTTTGTGCTGATTTACGTTATTCAGCTGGTCATAGAACAGACACCTGGCTGATAATCATGAACGAAATAAGTTGCCTCCTTTtgctagtatatatataaaaatatgGCAATAGGTGCCCTGTCACCTGACATGTCCCTTTCTTTCTTGATTTCTTTTTACAAGTCCATTTCGGTACACCTGTATTCCTGGTGTGGTGTGTGTGTGGAGAAGAATTGTGCAATCATGCATGACAAAAGGGCCTACAACCAGCTCAAATGACCTCATCAACCTTGCCAGGAATTTTACTTCTAAGGGCTTATCTGCTTCGATCCAACCCAGAGCCGAGACTTGGAAAGCGTGCTCTACGTCGCCGTTGCACCCATGGCGGCTCACGCAGTCACGCTTCACGACACGCCTGTTCGTCACCACGCATTCGACGTTCTCTGCAGTTAGGTAGCTCATGCAGATGTTTCCATGCCATCCTGACGACTTTCTCCTATATAAGAGGAGCGTTTAACAGTAAATCGATTAACGCGAGTTGATCTGCACGGCACGTACTGAACCAGCAACGTCACGGTCAAGGCGACCGACGACAGCACGACAGCAAGCATGAAGAGCTCCGGCGTCGTGCTAGTGCTCCTGCTGGCCATCGCCACGGCGAGCTGCAAGGGCTCgctcgccgccgcagccgccgcggaCGCTCACGAGAGCAGCGCCAGCATTCCCGCGATCCTGGGCCGCGAGCTGCGCGGGTTCATCGCCAGGGCCGGCAACATCTTCCGGTCGGCGGGGGCCGCCGGCTGGCGCGCCGCGGCCGCGAACGCcacggcctccgccgccgccgaggcgaAGAACCTGCGCGGCGTGGCGGCCCGGCGGAGGCGGCCCGCCACCAGGAAGTCCGCCGCCGGCTGCGTCAGCGCTGCGGCGTGCCGGAAGAGGCGCGTGATCTGCGCCAAGCGGTGCTACCGCGcctcgcgcgccgccggcctcaCCCACGTCCCCTCCCGGTGCGTCGTCAAGTGCAGGAAGTGCGTGCCCACCTGCTAGCTAGCTacgtcgccgccggccgccgatcCGATCCGCAAAACCTCCTCTTGTCTACTATTCCCCGTCGTACGCCGTGGATTAGCTATAGCTGGCTTCTTGCTGCTGCTTTTCGATCGTCGTAGGCTCACAGTACGTGGAATAAAGATGCAAAACCTCTTCCATGCTGCAGTAGTAGGTGTGTAGTACTAGCAGTGAATAGTGTGATTTTCTACACTGTACCCCGTCAGCAAATGTTTTGGAATTTGGATTCGTCTTATTAAAGAAATTTAAATTCGGTTTTCTCAGCCTTCGAAGATGCTTATAGAGTAGGATTTGCGTAAGTATATTTATAGAGGTGAGTGTGCATGCGTTGTGAGTGTTTGAGTTATACCGTGTAATCGAAAAAAAAAAATTTGGATTCCATTTTCTCCACTTGAATGTTATTACGCCTACTCCCATGGCCACGTAGTACTCCAGTGCTGTAGTACACTGGCAACTTGTGTAGCTGCTAGCTGCCGTGTCGACACTAGTAGACACGCATCCATGGTTTGCAGTTGTAGCTGTGGGGTATGGGCGCGTTACGTATGGCCCCCCTCTCTGACCTGAGCTTCCTGACGGGAAAGCCGAACGAACTGCTAACCGTCTGCACTTTCAATCAAGGAGACACGTGCCGAGGACGCTGTCAGATGGGCACGATCATTGCTCGGCAGTGGCAAACACCACCCCCCATCTCACCTAACGCTGCCTTTGGGTCAGAAACGAAAGAGACCTCGCTATTACTGTGTGTGGTTTGCGGTTGAGAGTCCGATCCGGAGCTGCTTCCACAATTATTCCCCCATCTTCGCTGTTGCCACGAAGAACCTGTGCGCGAGCCGTACAGGGGAGAAACCCCTGTCTGCTTCAGCTCGCGACGGCGCCTCCCACCACGCCCCACAAACTCCCCGGCACGGGTCACGCATGGCctgccgcgcgctcgcccggcgcTGGCCAGGAGGGAAGCTTTCGCGTCCGCGTCCTGCCATCGCGCGCGCATTGATTCAGCAGTGATCCATGCGGCAGCGCGTGCTGTCACGTCGATCGGCTACCGCTGTTCGTGCGGATTTTTCTACTTGCGGCGCACGTCGGCGGCCGTAGGAGGATGCTAGCTACGACTGCGAGATCactgtctgaactctgaaggggaaaaagagagtTCTGGGCAGCACTGTAGATGGATTTAGAAGAGTCCTGTATTGTTAGCATGCTAGTACAACGCATTGTCCCCTATTCAAAACAAAACTTCATAGTGGGCGCTAGTATACGTTTTCAGTCTCAGACCATGATGGCATCATAATGGTGGAGATGGGTCAGGGCCCAGGGATCCAAGCGGAGAACAGCTGCCGCCGCGCAAGCCGCCAGGGAAATCCCCGTGCGCTGCCCCTGGCCCCCCGGAATCGGAACCGGACGGCGCGACGCCCACCGCGCGAACGCGACCACCCAAGCGGTCGTCTCGCTCGGCTGCCGATCGCCATCGCGCGGTTGCGCATCGCCATTCCGTCGTAAACCCGGcgggagggagggggggggggggggaagaggaTAGACAGATGCGCGCAGCCGCCGCGGATCGACGACCGACGtgacgcgcgcgcgggcggttgGGTTGGAGGAGGCTCATGGAGCGCAGCCGGATCGGTCGGAAGGCTTGGGGCCGGCGGGCGCGGGGCTCATTACTTGCCCGGCGCCGCGCGAGGCCGACGTGCAACCACACGGCACGCGCGCACCCTCCTGGCTCGACGGGCAACGCCACCCGCGTGAGCGCGACCACGCGGTGCAGCGGCGTGGTGGTTTCCTCCGGCTCCGGGTCGGTCACCCCATCCCCATTGGTCGCTGCCCGCGGCACGGGGGTTTCGTTCtctcgcccgcgcgcgcctcggCCAACGGCGTCGCCATTAATGGTCTCCCCGGCCCGGTGGCCAGTAGCAGCAGCCCTGGTGCTCTGTATGCGTGCAGGTAGCAGGAGGATCAGGAGGACTAGCCAGCGCGGCGTGGTCAAACCCCTGGCGGTCTCGTCTACCACTCGTCTTGTTGGGAGGATGGCAGTTGGGGCGATCTCAGCTCTTAGCTCTGGACTCAGCTCTGAACTCGATGCCCGTTGGTCAGCCATATTGGCTGACCAAAGCAACAGTCAACTGCATGCGTCCGTCCGATCCGGCCGTGCGAGAGTTTTGAACGGAGTTTTGGAGGCATCATGCGATCAAGCGAGAGAGTAGCCAGGCAGCGGTCACGCATGGCTTGCCGGCGTGGCGACGCGAAACTTGTTGCGCCAACCGCCCACAGTGAGGTGGGTACGTAGGTAGCTGCTAGGACGGGAACTGACCGGTCGAACAGCCGGCGGCCGCGGTCGGTTAACCTAGCAAGATGCCAATGTAAGGAAGCGTGGGGTCATGGAAGTTGGAGGCGCTTTGCTCTCGTCAACTTTGTCACCAGCTGCTGGTGCCAGATCATGTGATCATGAGAATTTGGTGCTCCGTCGCGCCATTTTTGCGCCCGTCCGTCCTCTTGGCGATCAGATTTGTCATGCCAAATTGCATTGACACACAACCCATACGCCCCTTTCATGAGCTACTCATGTCAGGCCAGTCAGGCCAAGTATCTACACAACCGGAATTCAATACTGCTCCGTATAAAACTACTATAAAATAGCCGCTCCCAAGTCCCCAAGTGCACGCCATCGCTGGCTGCCGTGCGCATCCATTCCGGCCGGTGAATCAGAAAAGAAGAGGAGACGGGCCGGCGGGGCGCGACGGATTGAATGCTCGCGCAAGAACCGAGAATTATGGGGGATAGGGAAGGAGACGGGCCGGGGGCGAGTCGGAAGGAAGGAAGGGCATGGCGGTGAAGGAAAAAAGTACAACGCCAACGTCTACCAGTACCGCTATAAATGCGCGCGCCTGCCTGCAGCTGGCTGGATCTCTCATCCCATCCGTCTCCGGCAGGgcctccccctctcctctcgcCTTCGTCATGTGGCCATGTGTGCGTGGACGGCGCCGCGCCGTAACGTGTCGGCGTTGCCGTCGTGGCCTCTCGGCGGCTCGCCGCTTGACTTCCGTTCCCTGGCCGGACTCCGATCCAGTTCGATGGTCAACGTCGTTTTtcgcggcaaccatgcggccgGAGTCGTGCGATGCCGCTGGGTGCTGGTGCACGGGTTTGTGCTACTGAACTGACCACCACGTACGACGACGACGATACAGCTCGAGAAATAGGCAGTGTGCCTCCAGGGCCATCAGAGGCTTGGAGGTCTTAAAGAACACACCAATTTCCCATCTACCACAAGCGTGAGCGGTTGAGCCAGATGGTGTGAATGAATGTGATGTGATGATAAACCTTACTACTAGGTTGCATCATTATATTTCCATGCTGTTATACTAACTAACAAGCTAGGATGATACGAAAACGTACAACTGCACAACGCACAGTAGTAAGAACTGTAGGGGATGCATGATTGGTTAGTGGTGAGGCGATGGGAGGAAGAAGACCCGAAGAACGGAGACAATTTGGTTGGCAGTTTGTTAAGTGGTGGCCTCACAGTGGCTCGCCTCTCTGATTGATCCATCCATCCATTAACTCCCCCTCTTTATTGTGCATGCATGCTTTCCTCCTTTATAACTCCTGCCGCGCTAGCTGCCTCTCCACCGCATCGACCGGGACGGTCTCTCCAGTCCAGACGCTAGCTAGCCTAGCCTCCTCTCTCCCTGACTTCCcagccctccccctccctccgaGCTCTCCGATCCCTGCGCAGGCAGCCATGAggccgggcggaggaggagacccgcagggcggcgacggcgcgacGCGGCGGACCGCGGCGGCCGGGCAGGCCATGGTGGAGCTGCAGGCcaacgcgtcggcggcggcgggcggcgccgccaTGGTGGTGGGGCTCAGCCCGCTCAGCGAGACGCTGTGGCGGGACAGCAAGGCGCTCCCGCcgggcgccgcccccgccgcgctcATCGGGGACGTGTCGGCCAGGCTCACCTGGAAGGACCTCTGCGTCACCGTGGCGCTGGGCCCCGGCAAGACGCAGACGGTGCTGGACGAGCTCACCGGGTTCGCCGAGCCCGGCTCGCTCACCGCGCTCATGGGGCCCTCGGGGTCCGGCAAGTCGACTCTCCTCGACGCCCTCGCGGGCCGCCTCGCCGCCAACGCCTTCCTCTCCGGCAACGTGCTCCTCAACGGCCGCAAGGCCAAGCTCTCCTTCGGCGCCGCGGTACTTGCTGATTGACTTGCCCATTTTATTTGCATCCACCTGCTGCTTCCTTTCCGGTTCATTTCTGAGTGGGCTAAGCTCGGTGCAGTAGTACTCTCAtctaaagaagaagaagaagaaaaatcgCCGTTCTATTTTTGAGCAATCAGATATTCCGTACTTCCACTTCGGTTCAGAACTCCAGATCATCCAGATATAGCAGCTAGCCATACCGTTAAGGGTTTCTTAGATAGGATCTGTGGACCGTGGAAGTTCGAATCTTTCACCCATAACTAGCATCTCGCATGCAAATCGTTCCTGAACTATCTGAAAGGATCATGGTCTGGTAATAACCTGCATGGTGTGCATGCATATCAGTGGTAAACTAAAACCATGCATGGCTGCTAAGTGTGGCTATAAATAGGTTTCCCCAAAAAATCAAGAAGATAATCATACGTAGCTGTTGATATATTCTCTTCAGCAGTAGCACTCTCTGTAGACCTACACTCGACTAGCTGCTACTCCTACTAGTGCAGTAGCGCCACAAGCAGGGTAGGGGCAAATGGCTCATTTCATGTCGGCCAAGGCGGGCAAGAGAGATCGGCTAGCCGGCTCCCAAGGTATTATTAGCGACGGGTACACGTCCAATCCAGTCGATTCGGGCCGTTTATTTTCGCATCCGTCCCAGATGGCGAAAGGGGCGGCGTCTACGCGTACCAGACTAGAGCCTCCTCCGATCCGGCCTGTAATGCAGTTTGGTGCCGTGGATTTAATTCGCCCCGGCCCAGCGGCTCCGTGGCGCCACCACTGGCAAGCCATTCAAACTCCTCAGATCGTACTCGCCGTTCGTGAAAAAATTGGGGCGAGATCGTCCAGCACCCTGCTGTCGATACGGCTGCCTGCAATGAGTGAGACTGGGACTGAAGCCACCTACACGGCATAAATTCTGACAGCTGGGCTTGCTCTCTGCCTCTCTCCGATCCTGCTCCGAATTAATGGCGATACGGGCCGTTCGGTTGCGGCGTTCGCGTTCGCGTACGCGAAAGCGGCTGGTTAATTTATCCGATGCGATGCGGCGGTTAATTACCGCTGCAGGTTTCCTAGGTAGAAGCtggattttattttatttttactaCTGGTTTGTTGCGGGGCTGACGGAGGGAGACGGTGTGGTTTTGCGCAGGCGTACGTGACGCAGGACGACAACCTGATCGGGACGCTGACGGTGCGGGAGACGATCGGCTACTCGGCGCTGCTGCGGCTGCCGGACAAGATGCCGCGGGAGGACAAGCGCGCGCTGGTGGAGGGCACCATCGTCGAGATGGGGCTCCAGGACTGCGCCGACACCGTCATCGGCAACTGGCACCTCCGCGGGGTCAGCGGCGGCGAGAAGCGCCGCGTCAGCATCGCGCTCGAGCTCCTCATGCGCCCGCGCCTCCTCTTCCTCGACGAGCCCACCAGCGGCCTCGACAGGTACCTTCCTCTGTCAGGCTACTCATCTCATGCTGGCTACTAGTAAACGTTACCGGGGAGGAAGAACTGAAATTAACCGTGCTCCGATTGGGTGCATGTGCAGCTCGTCGGCGTTCTTCGTGACGCAGACGCTGCGGGGCCTCGCCAGGGACGGCAGGACAGTGATTGCCTCCATCCACCAGCCCAGCAGCGAGGTGTTCGAGCTCTTCGACATGCTCTTCCTGCTGTCCAGTGGCAAAACCGTCTACTTCGGCCAAGCAGCGCAAGCATGTGAGGTAGTTATGACTTTTTCTCCCCACTCTCCATCACTGTCAGCGGTTGGCACCAGGACGCCATGCCTCCGCATCACTGTAATAATTAGACACAGCACAACAGCATGATCGAGGACGACTGACTCCTTGCTCGGCTGCAGTTCTTCGCTTCAGCCGGTTTCCCTTGCCCGCCTCTGAGGAATCCGTCGGACCATTTCCTGAGGTGCGTCAACTCCGACTTCGACAAGGTGAAGGCCACCCTCAAAGGATCAATGAAAGCAAGGGTAAGAAGCTAACTGATCTACAGACAAACTTGCAAATTAACTGGGACACCTTGTTCTCTGCTGTAAATAAATGATCTAACGTTTGGCGTTCATGAAAAGATTGAGCGGTCCGACGACCCACTGGATAGGATGACAACATCGGAGGCCATCAGGAAGTTGATTGCATCATACAGCAGGTCCCAGTACTACTACGCCGCAAGGGAGAGAGTCAATGATATCTCGCGAATAGTACGTGCTCAGAGTCATCAAACGCAAACATTGATATGCTGTACCTGTTTCTCGTGTCCATAACAATATCACATCTGGGGGCAGGAAATAACCATCTTGTTCGTTGCAGAAAGGAACCGTGCTGGATTCAGGTGGCAGCCAGGCCAGCTTCCTGATGCAGGCTTGCACCCTGACCAAGCGCTCGTTCATCAACATGTCACGGGACTTTGGGTATTACTGGCTCAGGCTCCTCATCTATCTCCTCGTGACTGTCTGCATCGGCACAATATACCTGGACGTCGGCACCAAATACACATCCATCCTGGTAAGAATAAAGAAAAGAAATCGGTTATGAACTTCTGGGCTGGGCTGGTATGAATGTACAATAATGTAGTCACATGAGCAGCCATGAAGGATATGAATGGTTTTAATGCATTCACTACCTTGTCTCTGCAGGCCCGGGCTGCTTGTTCTGCATTCGTCTTTGGGTTCGTTACATTTATGTCCATTGGAGGATTCCCTTCATTTGTCGAAGAAATGAAGGTGAAATTCAGACAGTAATATTTCATCTTCAAGTTAGAAAATGTTATGAATTGTCCTCACCTTCCCTTGCTTCATTTATATAGGTTTTCCAGCGGGAACGGCTGAATGGGCACTATGGTGTTGCCGCATTTGTCATCAGCAACACCATCTCAGCAACACCGTTCCTGATTCTGATATGCTTCTTGTCGGGAACCATATGCTACTTTATGGTGCGCCTCCATCCCGGTTTCGAACACTATATCTTCTTCGTCTTGAACCTATATGCCAGTGTCACCGTGGTCGAGAGCTTAATGATGGCAATTGCCAGTGTAATTCCCAATTTTCTCATGGGTATCATCATAGGAGCTGGAATTCAGGTATGGCATTTTCACCCGTTTCTCATGTCATTTTCTGTGCCCTTGTAACCTATTTTTGCTTGGGTTATGTGTTAGGATATGTGATTATGGATGGGATTATAGAGAAAAAAACTTGCAACTGCAACCAATTTCATTCGAATATCCCTTGAGTGGACAGGATCAAATCACCTTGAACAAATGCAAAAGAAAAAACACATAGAAGCTGATAGCTTGTTCAGTTCAGCTGTTAGGTCTGCACTTTAATTATGGCATAAGTTGACATACAGGACCATGTGACATTTAAGATGAATTCATGAATTGGAGAACCTCTAAACTTGGTACGGTTTTCCGGGGCCATTATACATCAAAGGACTTGAACATGTGCTGATCCAAGAAGTCATCAAGCTTGTCGTATAACCAGTACTGACCAGTATTGTTTGGAGCTTCACTACATATTGACCAATACAAGTTCAGAAATTTTAGGACAGCATGAGATATATTACAGGCGAACTTTTAGTTACTATCAGTGgcaaaaaaaaattgagttgCTTTGGCTATTACTGCAGAAGATATATTATTTGTAATCTAATGTTTCAGTTATGTTGAAAGTTTGATGCCACCGCACATAAACATCAATTTACTTCCCATAGACAGTTCCAGCTTCGGGGCTTAGCAAGAAGATTTTTTTCCTCACAATTTTCCTTGGACAGGGAATATTTATGCTGGTGTCTGGATACTTCAGACTTCCGTACGACATCCCAAAGCCATTTTGGAGATACCCCATGCAGTACATCAGCTTCCATTACTGGGCACTGCAGGTAAATTCGGTTCCACACAGGAGCAGAGAGACTCCAACCTGAAACTTAACATTAAACTCTATACATCTAACAGGGGCAATGCCAGAACGACATGAAAGGCCTCATATTTGACAACCAGTACCCAGA
The sequence above is drawn from the Panicum hallii strain FIL2 chromosome 7, PHallii_v3.1, whole genome shotgun sequence genome and encodes:
- the LOC112899900 gene encoding ABC transporter G family member 11-like yields the protein MRPGGGGDPQGGDGATRRTAAAGQAMVELQANASAAAGGAAMVVGLSPLSETLWRDSKALPPGAAPAALIGDVSARLTWKDLCVTVALGPGKTQTVLDELTGFAEPGSLTALMGPSGSGKSTLLDALAGRLAANAFLSGNVLLNGRKAKLSFGAAAYVTQDDNLIGTLTVRETIGYSALLRLPDKMPREDKRALVEGTIVEMGLQDCADTVIGNWHLRGVSGGEKRRVSIALELLMRPRLLFLDEPTSGLDSSSAFFVTQTLRGLARDGRTVIASIHQPSSEVFELFDMLFLLSSGKTVYFGQAAQACEFFASAGFPCPPLRNPSDHFLRCVNSDFDKVKATLKGSMKARIERSDDPLDRMTTSEAIRKLIASYSRSQYYYAARERVNDISRIKGTVLDSGGSQASFLMQACTLTKRSFINMSRDFGYYWLRLLIYLLVTVCIGTIYLDVGTKYTSILARAACSAFVFGFVTFMSIGGFPSFVEEMKVFQRERLNGHYGVAAFVISNTISATPFLILICFLSGTICYFMVRLHPGFEHYIFFVLNLYASVTVVESLMMAIASVIPNFLMGIIIGAGIQGIFMLVSGYFRLPYDIPKPFWRYPMQYISFHYWALQGQCQNDMKGLIFDNQYPDQPKIPGDFILKYIFQINVDRSKWIDLSVIFSMIFIYRILFFLMIKINEDVLPWIRGHIARKRMQNKAPSSTFGKTPSLRGYVVDPELGSNEG
- the LOC112901142 gene encoding uncharacterized protein LOC112901142, which encodes MKSSGVVLVLLLAIATASCKGSLAAAAAADAHESSASIPAILGRELRGFIARAGNIFRSAGAAGWRAAAANATASAAAEAKNLRGVAARRRRPATRKSAAGCVSAAACRKRRVICAKRCYRASRAAGLTHVPSRCVVKCRKCVPTC